Genomic segment of Candidatus Obscuribacterales bacterium:
GGCGTACCTTTGCCGATAAAACTGGGCTCGATCTCGATTTTGTCCAAGATAATCACTCGCGCTCCGTCAAGCATGTGCTGCGCGGTCTGCATTACCAAGTGCAGCAGCCCCAGGGTAAGCTGGTGCGGGCGGCGATGGGCAGCATTCTCGACGTGGCGGTGGATATGCGGAAAAGCTCCCCCACCTTTGGCAACTGGGTGAGCTGTGAACTCAGCGCCGAGAATAAACGCCAGCTTTGGGTGCCCCCCGGCTTTGCCCATGGCTTCTTAGTGCTTTCTGACACCGCCGACGTGCTCTACAAAGCCACCGACTACTACGCACCCCAGCACGAGCGATCGCTCCTTTGGAATGACCCCGACGTGGGTATCCTCTGGCCCCTCACGGCCGACCCGATTCTGTCGGGCAAAGACCAAGCGGGTCAATCCTTCAAAACAGCCGAGGTGTATGCCTAATGCGGATTCTACTCACGGGTATTGATGGTCAACTGGGCAGCGAACTCCAGCCCATTCTCTCCACCCTCAGCGATGTCACCGCCCTAGGGCGATCGCACCTGGATCTCAGCCAGCCTGACCAAATCCGTCAGATGATGCAGGCGATCCGGCCCGACGTGGTCGTCAATGCTGCGGCCTATACCGGCGTAGACACCGCCGAGCGGGAGATGGATCGAGCGATCGCCATCAACGGCACCGCGCCCACCATTTTGGCGGAAGAGGCGCAAAAACTCGACAGTTCCATCATCCACGTCTCCACCGACTATGTGTTTGACGGCAGCAAAAATACCCCCTACCTAGAAGACGATCCCACCGGCCCCAAGGGAGCCTACGGGCAGTCCAAGCTGGCTGGAGAGCTGGGCGTGAGCAATAACTGCGATCGCCATCTGATTGTGCGTACCGCTTGGGTCTACGGTGCCGGCGGCAAGGGCAATTTTGTCAAAACCATGCTGCGCCTTGGGGCCGAGCGCGAAGAACTGCGGGTGGTGATGGATCAGGTCGGCTGCCCAACCTGGACAGGAGACTTGGCCCAAGCGATCGCCCAGTTGATTCCCTACCTCTGCGCCCCCAGCCCCACCACCGGCATCCTCCACTACACCAACAGCGGAGCGATTAGCTGGTATGACTTTGCCGTGGCGATCATTGAAGAAGCCGCCGCCCTCGGATTTCCCCTCACCCTCAAACGGGTGGTGCCGATCACCACCGCAGACTATCCCACCCCAGCCCAGCGGCCTGCCTACTCAGTGCTGTCTGGTCAGAAAGCCGCCGATATCCTAGGGCATCCGGCTCCCCATTGGCGGGCCAGTCTGCGGAAACTGCTGCATGACCTAGCACCCGTGACCGCCTCTGCTCGTTGAATTCAGTCCTTCACCCATAGCACTCCCATGAAAGCAATTATCTTATCTGGTGGCAAAGGAACCCGTTTGCGTCCCCTTACCTATACTGGGGCAAAGCAACTGGTACCCGTCGCTAATAAACCCATTCTCTGGTACGGGATTGAGGACATTGTCGCGGCTGGCATTACTGAGATTGGCATCATTATTAGCCCAGAAACCGGCGGCGAAGTGCAGGCTAAAACCGGGAATGGCGATCGCTTTGGAGCCAACATTACCTATATTCTGCAGGAGGAACCGGCGGGGCTCGCCCATGCGGTGAAAATTGCCCAGCCGTTTCTCGGCGATTCGCCCTTCGTCATGTACCTGGGCGATAACCTGGTGCAGAGCGACCTAAACCTCTTTATTGACGCCTTCAAAACTCGCCAGCTCGATGCCCTCACTCTGCTCTGTGAGGTGCCCAATCCCACCGCCTTTGGGGTCGCCAAGATTGACGACGAGGGGCGGGTGTTAGCCTTGGTGGAAAAACCGAAGGTGCCGCCCTCCAACCTAGCCTTGGTAGGAATTTATCTATTTGCGCCTAGTATTCATGAGGCGATCGCCCATATCCAACCTTCGGCTCGGGGCGAGCTAGAAATCACCGACGCCATCCAGTACCTGATCGACCATCAGCAAAAAGTAGAAGCCCGCCGCATTCAAGGCTGGTGGCTAGATACCGGGAAAAAAGATGATTTGCTAGAAGCCAACCGGGTGATTCTCGACACCTGTTTGCAATCCTCCGTCAATGGCGATGTGGATGAAAAGAGCCAGATTATCGGACGGGTGAGCATTGGCAAACAGTCCAAAATTATCAACTCCACCATTCGCGGCCCGGTAATCATCGGGGACAACTGCCATATTGAAAACTGCTTCATTGGCCCCTACAGCAGCATTGCCAACGAGGTATCGCTGATTGAAGCCGATATTGAACATAGCGTCTTGCTGAAGGGTGCTAGCATCACCGGCATTCATCACCGCATTGTAGACAGCCTGATTGGTCAGCGGGCCCAGCTCAAAGAAGCGCCTCAGCGTCCGAAGGCTTTGCGGTTCATGATCGGCGACGATTCTAAGATTGAGGTGATGTAGGGTATCTCAGATCCCAGCCACTCCCAACCGCACGCCTAGCAACCCTAGATGCCTGGGTTGCCCACCGTTCCGCCCCATACTTTGATGCAAGAGGCACCTGCTCATGCCTGAGACCGCAGATTACAAATCCCTCAACGTTTTATTGATCATCGAGTCCTGTAACCCGGATTGGTCATCGGTTCCCTTGGTGGGATACAACTTCTTTCGAGAGATCGATCAACGGGTGAACGCCACCCTGGTCACCCATGTGCGTAACCGAGATGCCATTCAAAAACGAGGGCATCAAAACGTTGTTTATATCGAAGAAAGTCGGGGCATACAGCTTTACTTTGGTTTAGTTGGGCCGATCGCTTCCAAGATTTGGCCACTGTTTCATGCCCTCACC
This window contains:
- the rfbC gene encoding dTDP-4-dehydrorhamnose 3,5-epimerase, which codes for MQIIPTDIPDVLILEPKVFGDDRGFFMESFNRRTFADKTGLDLDFVQDNHSRSVKHVLRGLHYQVQQPQGKLVRAAMGSILDVAVDMRKSSPTFGNWVSCELSAENKRQLWVPPGFAHGFLVLSDTADVLYKATDYYAPQHERSLLWNDPDVGILWPLTADPILSGKDQAGQSFKTAEVYA
- the rfbD gene encoding dTDP-4-dehydrorhamnose reductase — translated: MRILLTGIDGQLGSELQPILSTLSDVTALGRSHLDLSQPDQIRQMMQAIRPDVVVNAAAYTGVDTAEREMDRAIAINGTAPTILAEEAQKLDSSIIHVSTDYVFDGSKNTPYLEDDPTGPKGAYGQSKLAGELGVSNNCDRHLIVRTAWVYGAGGKGNFVKTMLRLGAEREELRVVMDQVGCPTWTGDLAQAIAQLIPYLCAPSPTTGILHYTNSGAISWYDFAVAIIEEAAALGFPLTLKRVVPITTADYPTPAQRPAYSVLSGQKAADILGHPAPHWRASLRKLLHDLAPVTASAR
- a CDS encoding glucose-1-phosphate thymidylyltransferase, which encodes MKAIILSGGKGTRLRPLTYTGAKQLVPVANKPILWYGIEDIVAAGITEIGIIISPETGGEVQAKTGNGDRFGANITYILQEEPAGLAHAVKIAQPFLGDSPFVMYLGDNLVQSDLNLFIDAFKTRQLDALTLLCEVPNPTAFGVAKIDDEGRVLALVEKPKVPPSNLALVGIYLFAPSIHEAIAHIQPSARGELEITDAIQYLIDHQQKVEARRIQGWWLDTGKKDDLLEANRVILDTCLQSSVNGDVDEKSQIIGRVSIGKQSKIINSTIRGPVIIGDNCHIENCFIGPYSSIANEVSLIEADIEHSVLLKGASITGIHHRIVDSLIGQRAQLKEAPQRPKALRFMIGDDSKIEVM